In Sphingobacterium thalpophilum, a genomic segment contains:
- the dxs gene encoding 1-deoxy-D-xylulose-5-phosphate synthase, translating into MSKKEMTGNYQINSPSELRALPQEVLPELSQELRNFLIDHIATHGGHFSSSLGVVELTIAVHYVFNTPKDKLIWDVGHQAYVHKLLTGRAARFHSNRLLGGISGFPVMEENNFDAFGTGHSSTSLSAILGMACAARYKGDNSRQHIAVIGDGAMTAGLAFEALNNIGFEQPNLLIILNDNDMSIDAGTGALQNYLTDLTSGQAYNQFKSQIKKLLLPHKDRTQWSIAAIRKIEKLIKTGLFASSNIFEALGIRYFGPVDGHNLHKLIKIFEQLKHIPGPKIVHCVTQKGKGFAPAMLNKVEWHATGKFDKLTGIRLENQLPQLHNETFQQVLGETLIQLAQRNSRIIAISPAMLSGSRLTAMKQQMPNRVFDVGICEQHAITFSAGLAADGLLPFCVIYSTFLQRAYDQLIHDVALQKLPVVFCIDRAGVVGPDGPTHQGAFDIAFLRCIPNITGASPMTLTDFKNLLFTAQDITLDGPLAIRYPKGPGSREKQSDKCTRLEIGKGRRLCSGQDIAILSLGPVGQYAQDACNELLREGMQVGHYDLQFFKPLDEALLHEVFQSYSYIITVEDGCIAGGVGTAVLEFMAEHGYSATLKRLGLPDTFAVQGTQQQLHQLYHYDKQAIIATVRQLYTGPLESAGSGCSLKPNESSPNS; encoded by the coding sequence TTGTCTAAAAAAGAAATGACAGGTAATTATCAAATCAACAGCCCCAGCGAATTACGTGCTCTTCCACAGGAGGTATTACCCGAATTAAGTCAGGAACTAAGAAACTTCCTCATTGACCATATTGCTACACATGGCGGTCATTTTAGTTCAAGCCTTGGAGTTGTAGAACTTACTATAGCAGTTCATTATGTATTTAACACCCCTAAGGATAAATTGATCTGGGACGTTGGTCATCAGGCTTATGTCCATAAATTACTCACGGGGAGAGCGGCTCGCTTCCATTCGAACAGACTTCTAGGCGGTATAAGCGGATTTCCTGTTATGGAAGAAAATAACTTTGACGCCTTTGGTACAGGTCATTCTTCCACATCCCTATCAGCAATTCTGGGTATGGCCTGCGCAGCCAGGTATAAGGGTGATAACAGCCGTCAACACATCGCTGTTATAGGCGACGGCGCCATGACTGCCGGCCTGGCATTCGAAGCTTTAAATAATATAGGTTTTGAACAGCCTAACCTATTGATTATATTAAATGACAATGATATGTCTATTGATGCCGGTACGGGAGCCCTACAAAACTATCTGACCGACCTGACCTCGGGGCAAGCCTATAATCAGTTCAAATCACAGATCAAAAAGCTGCTGTTACCCCATAAAGATCGGACACAATGGTCAATTGCTGCGATTAGAAAAATAGAGAAATTGATAAAAACAGGGCTATTTGCATCGAGCAATATTTTCGAGGCCTTAGGTATACGTTATTTTGGACCAGTGGATGGTCATAACCTCCACAAGCTTATCAAAATTTTCGAGCAGTTGAAGCATATCCCGGGACCCAAAATAGTGCATTGTGTAACACAAAAAGGAAAAGGTTTTGCACCGGCCATGTTAAACAAGGTGGAATGGCATGCCACAGGGAAATTCGACAAGCTGACAGGTATACGGTTAGAAAACCAGTTACCGCAACTCCACAACGAGACTTTTCAGCAAGTGCTGGGCGAAACGCTGATACAGCTCGCCCAACGTAATAGCCGTATTATCGCTATAAGCCCGGCCATGCTTTCCGGCAGCAGGCTGACTGCAATGAAACAGCAGATGCCTAACCGCGTTTTTGACGTTGGTATCTGCGAGCAGCATGCCATTACTTTTTCTGCCGGCCTTGCTGCTGATGGGCTACTTCCTTTCTGTGTGATTTATTCGACATTCTTACAACGCGCCTATGATCAGCTAATCCACGATGTCGCTTTACAGAAATTACCGGTCGTGTTCTGTATCGACAGGGCCGGTGTTGTCGGTCCCGATGGTCCCACCCATCAGGGGGCATTCGACATTGCTTTTCTCCGCTGCATACCCAACATCACCGGCGCTTCGCCCATGACGCTCACAGACTTTAAAAATTTGTTGTTCACGGCTCAGGACATCACTCTTGACGGACCGCTTGCAATCCGCTACCCAAAAGGCCCAGGTAGTCGAGAGAAGCAATCAGACAAATGTACAAGACTTGAAATTGGAAAAGGAAGAAGGCTTTGTTCAGGGCAAGACATTGCCATACTCTCTCTTGGGCCCGTTGGTCAATATGCACAGGACGCCTGCAACGAACTGCTCCGGGAAGGCATGCAGGTTGGGCACTATGATCTACAGTTCTTTAAACCGCTCGACGAAGCGTTATTACATGAAGTATTCCAATCATATTCCTATATCATCACTGTTGAAGATGGATGTATAGCTGGTGGAGTAGGAACTGCAGTGCTGGAATTTATGGCCGAACATGGCTACTCAGCGACCTTGAAGCGACTTGGCTTGCCCGATACTTTTGCAGTACAGGGTACACAGCAACAGCTTCACCAACTTTATCACTACGACAAGCAGGCTATTATCGCCACGGTGAGACAGCTATACACGGGTCCGCTCGAATCGGCAGGCTCAGGGTGTAGCCTTAAGCCGAACGAGTCTTCCCCAAACAGTTAA
- a CDS encoding N-acetyltransferase → MIPIVYRPAMESDLIFLLDLRAKTMTPHLIAAALPTTTDSHLQRIKYKFEHAAIIEYDNIPIGLLKIEKGRAHIELIQIQIDPRYQGKGLGKKILKDLINEAIYEGKSISLHVLKTNKAQKLYFSLGFEIIGEDEHSYHMKYSNKDKI, encoded by the coding sequence ATGATCCCAATAGTATATAGACCAGCAATGGAAAGTGATTTGATTTTTCTTTTAGATCTAAGAGCAAAAACCATGACCCCACATTTAATTGCCGCCGCGTTACCCACTACTACGGATTCACATCTACAAAGAATTAAATACAAATTTGAACATGCTGCTATCATTGAATATGACAATATCCCTATCGGGCTTTTGAAAATCGAGAAAGGACGGGCTCATATCGAGTTGATTCAAATACAGATCGATCCCCGATATCAAGGGAAAGGGCTGGGAAAAAAGATATTAAAAGATCTTATAAATGAGGCAATTTATGAAGGGAAGTCGATTTCATTACATGTGTTAAAAACTAATAAAGCGCAAAAGCTCTACTTTAGTCTTGGTTTCGAAATTATCGGAGAAGACGAGCATTCATATCATATGAAGTACTCAAACAAGGATAAGATTTAA
- a CDS encoding aldo/keto reductase — protein MKKVEIQHTDLQIAPINFGGNVFGWTLDEQKSFEMLDKFVGAGFNFIDTADTYSWWVNGTGGQSEEIIGKWLKSRGNRQNIVIATKVGSETKEHGYDISRKHILKSADESLRRLGVDHIDLYYTHFDDNITPVEETLSAYADLIEAGKVRYIAASNLSPARLTESFDVAEKNGLPKYVALQPHYNLVERTGFETDYAGLVEKYGLSVFPYWSLAAGFLTGKYRTEADFDKTARGGGIKKYFDAKGKAVLEALDVISEKHGTKQATVALAWLLAKPLITAPIVSATSERQLDTLCAAPALKLDTEDIELLNEVSK, from the coding sequence ATGAAAAAGGTAGAAATACAACACACAGATTTGCAGATAGCTCCAATTAATTTTGGTGGGAATGTTTTTGGCTGGACATTAGATGAGCAAAAATCGTTTGAAATGCTAGATAAGTTCGTAGGAGCAGGATTTAATTTTATCGATACGGCAGATACCTATTCTTGGTGGGTGAATGGAACCGGCGGGCAGTCCGAAGAAATTATTGGGAAATGGTTAAAAAGCCGTGGTAACCGTCAAAATATAGTAATCGCAACAAAAGTTGGATCCGAGACTAAGGAGCACGGATATGATATCTCAAGGAAACATATTTTGAAATCTGCTGATGAATCATTGCGACGATTGGGAGTAGATCATATTGATTTATACTATACCCACTTTGACGATAACATAACACCTGTGGAGGAGACATTGTCGGCTTATGCTGACTTAATAGAAGCAGGCAAGGTACGTTATATTGCCGCTTCTAATCTATCGCCGGCGCGGTTAACGGAAAGCTTTGATGTTGCGGAGAAAAATGGTCTTCCTAAATATGTTGCTTTGCAACCGCATTATAATTTGGTAGAGCGCACAGGTTTTGAAACAGATTATGCGGGATTGGTCGAGAAGTACGGCTTGAGTGTATTTCCATATTGGTCACTTGCTGCAGGTTTCTTGACCGGTAAATACCGTACTGAAGCTGACTTTGATAAAACGGCTAGAGGCGGTGGGATCAAAAAATATTTTGATGCTAAAGGTAAAGCTGTCCTGGAAGCGCTCGATGTTATCTCCGAGAAACATGGGACAAAACAGGCGACTGTAGCATTAGCATGGTTGTTGGCTAAACCGCTAATTACCGCTCCCATTGTGAGTGCTACAAGTGAGCGTCAATTGGATACGTTATGTGCGGCTCCGGCTCTTAAATTAGATACGGAAGATATTGAATTATTAAACGAGGTCAGCAAATAA
- a CDS encoding DUF3667 domain-containing protein encodes MITCKNCGTGITSKFCPDCGQPAMLKRIDAHYITHEIQHVLHFERGILYTIRELVTAPGKNVQNYISENRSRLVKPIIFVIVTSLVYSIIAHFFHTEERYMQSIDSHGIESKLVITSNIFRWLRDHYGYANIIMGFFIALWTKLFFKKYGYNLFEIIILLCFIMGMTMLIYALFAIIDGITHQSLILYATLVTFIYYSWAMGQFFDKAKKINYFKAFAASIIGFFSYLVVILFIGITLDILIK; translated from the coding sequence ATGATAACTTGTAAAAACTGTGGCACAGGCATTACGTCAAAATTCTGTCCCGATTGTGGCCAACCTGCAATGCTAAAAAGAATAGACGCTCATTATATCACCCACGAAATACAACATGTGCTTCACTTTGAACGCGGCATCCTCTATACCATTCGAGAATTGGTGACAGCTCCGGGGAAGAATGTGCAAAACTACATTTCTGAAAATCGCAGCCGGCTGGTCAAACCTATTATTTTCGTTATTGTCACATCTTTAGTGTATTCTATTATTGCCCACTTTTTCCATACTGAAGAGCGCTATATGCAATCAATCGACAGCCATGGTATTGAAAGTAAACTCGTAATCACAAGCAACATCTTTCGATGGCTACGAGATCATTATGGTTATGCTAACATTATTATGGGGTTCTTTATCGCCCTTTGGACTAAATTATTCTTTAAAAAATACGGTTATAATCTTTTTGAAATCATCATCTTATTATGTTTTATTATGGGGATGACAATGTTAATTTATGCACTTTTTGCAATAATTGACGGTATCACGCACCAAAGTTTAATCCTATATGCAACTTTAGTAACTTTTATATATTACTCCTGGGCCATGGGACAGTTTTTTGATAAAGCTAAAAAGATCAACTATTTCAAAGCATTTGCCGCTTCAATAATAGGCTTTTTCTCCTATTTGGTCGTCATACTTTTCATTGGTATTACATTGGATATACTTATAAAATAG
- a CDS encoding YceI family protein: MKRTSLTLAIICLTSMAFAQKISYKVNTQNSTIKWNAKKVVGGHVGTINIQEGTVQTEKGKITGGGFTIDMNSMACTDAPKLTGHLKNEDFFNVPTYPSSKFVISKVDNSKGTPIITGNLTIKNKTKSISFPAKVTTTADGLSAEAIGVKVNRLDFDIQYRSASFFSDLGNRAIDDEFTLDIVLKAVK; encoded by the coding sequence ATGAAAAGAACCAGTCTAACGCTAGCAATTATTTGCTTAACATCAATGGCCTTCGCCCAAAAGATAAGCTACAAAGTGAACACGCAAAATTCGACGATCAAATGGAATGCGAAAAAAGTTGTCGGGGGACATGTGGGAACAATCAATATACAAGAAGGCACGGTACAGACAGAAAAAGGGAAAATTACCGGCGGAGGTTTTACCATAGATATGAATTCCATGGCTTGTACTGACGCACCTAAATTGACCGGGCACCTAAAAAATGAAGATTTCTTCAATGTGCCTACCTACCCTAGCAGCAAATTTGTCATCAGTAAAGTTGATAATAGCAAAGGCACTCCAATCATAACCGGTAATCTGACGATTAAGAATAAAACAAAATCGATCTCCTTTCCAGCAAAAGTCACCACAACTGCAGATGGACTTTCTGCTGAAGCTATAGGAGTTAAGGTAAATCGGCTGGACTTTGATATACAGTATCGTTCAGCAAGCTTTTTCTCCGACCTAGGCAATCGCGCCATCGATGATGAATTCACCTTAGATATCGTGCTTAAGGCTGTAAAGTAA
- a CDS encoding NAD(P)-dependent alcohol dehydrogenase: MIKSKGYAAKDSSSPLEYWEFERRELGANDVLIDILYSGICHSDIHQVHDEWGGTQYPIVPGHEIVGRISAVGPGVTKFKKGDLAGVGCMVASCGECDNCKSDQQQFCSEKKTVWTYNSKDVMHDHSYTFGGYSNNIVADADFVLHVPESLDIKKVAPLLCAGITTYSPLKRWNVSKGHKVGVLGLGGLGHMAVKIAVAMGAEVTMISHSPRKKEDAALLGAHKFLNTHEADEIKEFSSYFDFIIDTVSAPHDYNLYLALLKTKGVYICVGIPAAPMEINGRSIMGGNKILTASSIGGIQETQDMLDFCAEHNILPETEMIDIDYVNEAYQRVLDSDVKYRFVIDMSSIEK, translated from the coding sequence ATGATTAAGTCGAAAGGTTATGCGGCGAAAGACAGTAGTTCTCCACTTGAATACTGGGAGTTTGAAAGGAGAGAGCTTGGTGCAAACGATGTTTTAATAGATATCTTGTACAGCGGGATCTGTCACTCTGATATTCATCAAGTACATGATGAGTGGGGTGGTACACAATACCCAATTGTTCCCGGGCACGAAATTGTTGGTCGGATAAGTGCAGTTGGTCCTGGAGTGACTAAGTTCAAAAAAGGTGACCTGGCAGGTGTCGGTTGTATGGTTGCTTCCTGTGGCGAATGCGATAACTGTAAGTCAGACCAACAACAGTTCTGTTCAGAAAAGAAGACCGTCTGGACGTACAACAGCAAAGATGTGATGCACGATCACAGCTATACTTTTGGTGGTTATAGCAATAATATTGTTGCGGATGCAGATTTTGTGCTGCATGTGCCGGAATCTTTGGATATTAAAAAGGTGGCACCGCTACTCTGTGCAGGAATCACCACCTATTCGCCATTAAAAAGATGGAATGTTAGCAAAGGGCATAAAGTTGGTGTGTTAGGCTTAGGCGGATTGGGACATATGGCTGTTAAAATTGCAGTGGCAATGGGGGCAGAAGTCACAATGATAAGTCATTCACCGCGCAAAAAGGAGGATGCTGCTCTACTTGGAGCACACAAGTTCTTAAATACGCATGAGGCCGATGAAATAAAAGAATTCTCATCGTATTTTGATTTTATTATTGATACCGTATCAGCACCGCATGACTATAACCTCTATCTTGCATTATTGAAAACAAAAGGAGTTTATATTTGCGTGGGGATTCCGGCTGCGCCCATGGAAATTAATGGACGCTCAATCATGGGGGGAAATAAGATCCTAACGGCTTCCAGCATTGGGGGAATACAGGAAACTCAGGATATGCTTGATTTTTGTGCTGAACATAATATTCTACCTGAAACAGAAATGATTGATATCGACTATGTAAATGAGGCGTATCAAAGGGTATTGGATAGTGATGTGAAATATCGTTTTGTAATCGATATGTCGTCTATTGAAAAGTAA
- the msrB gene encoding peptide-methionine (R)-S-oxide reductase MsrB, with protein MKKELTPLQYDVTQNSATERAFDNAYNDEFREGIYVDITTGEPLFVSTDKFESGCGWPSFSKPISDSLIQEHSDNSYGMRRTEVRSKTGDAHLGHVFNDGPADKGGLRYCINSASLRFIPKDKMKAQGYEKYLPLLVKK; from the coding sequence TTGAAGAAAGAGTTGACTCCATTGCAATACGATGTTACACAAAACAGTGCAACGGAGCGCGCGTTTGACAATGCCTATAATGATGAATTTAGGGAAGGTATTTATGTCGATATCACAACCGGAGAACCCTTATTTGTTTCTACAGATAAATTTGAATCGGGATGTGGGTGGCCCAGTTTTTCCAAACCAATTAGCGATAGCCTGATTCAAGAACACTCCGACAATTCGTACGGGATGCGCAGAACGGAAGTACGCAGCAAAACTGGTGATGCACACCTCGGCCACGTTTTTAACGATGGACCGGCAGATAAAGGTGGTCTACGCTATTGTATAAACAGTGCTTCACTTCGATTTATTCCAAAAGACAAGATGAAAGCACAGGGCTACGAAAAGTATTTGCCATTATTGGTAAAAAAATAG
- a CDS encoding response regulator transcription factor — protein MDFNALFSQKNTVDRLSERDILQTHGYIELVKAFSRITYQSIYLIDYQAKSFEFVSDNPLFLAGLTAKEVLEMGYGFYQKYVPSDDFQMLITINEAGFSFYEKIPIEERKLYVISYDFQIQNAHNKFILINHKLTPVFLTEEGKIWKAICIVSLSTNVSSGNVTIEKLHSDLVWELDLLTGKWNSQKKINLTEREIEILRFYHRGLTIHETSEKIFVSIDTVKFHRRKLFEKLGVSNMNEVLVFALNNRLL, from the coding sequence ATGGATTTTAACGCGCTATTTTCACAAAAAAATACTGTTGATCGTCTTTCAGAAAGGGACATCCTGCAGACCCATGGCTATATTGAGCTCGTCAAAGCTTTCTCACGGATTACCTATCAGAGTATTTATCTAATCGATTACCAGGCTAAAAGTTTTGAGTTTGTTTCAGACAACCCGCTGTTTCTCGCTGGTTTAACAGCCAAAGAGGTACTGGAAATGGGCTATGGCTTTTATCAAAAATATGTTCCATCCGATGATTTCCAGATGCTCATTACGATTAATGAAGCGGGGTTCAGCTTTTATGAAAAAATACCCATCGAGGAACGGAAGCTTTATGTTATATCGTATGATTTTCAGATACAAAATGCACACAACAAGTTTATTTTAATTAATCATAAACTGACACCTGTTTTTTTGACAGAAGAGGGGAAAATATGGAAAGCAATTTGTATCGTGTCTTTATCCACTAACGTATCTTCAGGTAACGTGACTATCGAAAAGCTGCACTCCGATCTAGTATGGGAATTGGATCTGTTGACTGGGAAATGGAACTCCCAAAAAAAGATTAATCTTACCGAACGTGAAATAGAGATTTTACGTTTTTATCATCGCGGTCTGACCATTCATGAAACTTCGGAAAAAATTTTCGTTTCCATTGATACGGTGAAATTTCATCGGCGAAAATTATTTGAAAAGCTGGGGGTAAGTAACATGAATGAAGTATTGGTTTTTGCATTGAATAATAGGTTATTATAA
- the arr gene encoding NAD(+)--rifampin ADP-ribosyltransferase → MEFSPFNGVVKLCLKGIQLEENGRHDEALFFFAEGYREASDDHEKFIAAYFVSRQQKTVSDLLKWLHIALDHALVIGDDRATSALPGMYLKICACYTSLGEEAKASEYARLASSYKNIPFDKGPFYHGTKADAQIGDLLVPGFNSNYQADFKMNHIYFTGMMNGAGLAAALAKGERSERVFIVEPTGDYEHDPNLTDQKFPGNPTRSYRSEFPLKIIGEVAEWAKPGVQELGKFRDKLDQNDGEIIN, encoded by the coding sequence ATGGAATTTTCACCATTTAACGGGGTTGTCAAACTTTGCCTAAAAGGCATACAATTGGAAGAAAACGGTAGACACGATGAAGCGCTGTTCTTTTTTGCAGAGGGTTATCGGGAGGCAAGCGATGACCATGAGAAGTTTATTGCAGCCTATTTTGTATCCCGGCAGCAGAAAACGGTGTCGGATCTTTTGAAATGGCTGCACATAGCCTTAGATCACGCATTGGTAATCGGTGATGATCGAGCTACCAGTGCGTTGCCCGGAATGTATTTGAAGATTTGTGCCTGTTACACAAGTTTAGGAGAAGAAGCAAAGGCAAGTGAATATGCTAGGTTGGCCTCTTCTTATAAGAACATTCCCTTTGATAAGGGACCTTTTTATCACGGTACAAAAGCAGATGCACAAATCGGCGACTTATTGGTTCCAGGCTTCAATTCTAACTATCAAGCCGACTTCAAAATGAATCATATTTATTTTACAGGTATGATGAATGGGGCCGGACTTGCAGCGGCCCTGGCAAAAGGTGAGCGCAGCGAGCGGGTATTTATTGTTGAACCTACCGGTGATTATGAGCATGACCCTAATCTGACGGACCAGAAGTTTCCCGGAAATCCGACACGTTCCTATAGATCTGAATTTCCATTAAAAATTATAGGTGAGGTTGCTGAATGGGCAAAACCAGGTGTTCAGGAACTTGGAAAATTTCGTGATAAACTAGATCAGAATGATGGCGAGATTATCAATTAA
- a CDS encoding IS4 family transposase: MINLNVFSQILSLIDRELFKDLVSKHKSDKHQKGINSWTHLVSMLFCHFSSADSVRDISNGLRSTTGNLNHLGVVRAPSKSNISYINTHRTHELFKDLYFSVLERLWQKDTHFRKDLVQLKRKVYLMDASIIPLCLSVFDWAKFRSTKGAVKLHTVLDYDGCLPVFMQITDGKVHESQRAGSYSFSKGSVVVVDRGYVDYSWLGDLDSRGCYFVTRSKVNMKYKVIKSYQSEALMEKGILKDELIELSGAACNKYNGKPLRLVHFWDSTTGNEYHFLTNNTKWKASLVANIYKQRWHIEVFFKHLKQRLKVSTFIGTSENAVMIQIWTSLIGILLLKYLQKKAKYDWNLSNLVAFIRMNIFVKINIWQWIDDPFFRPPIKGKKGQLKIFAD; this comes from the coding sequence ATGATAAATTTAAATGTTTTTAGTCAGATTTTATCTCTTATCGACCGCGAATTATTCAAAGATTTGGTTTCAAAGCACAAAAGTGACAAACATCAGAAAGGGATCAACAGCTGGACGCATCTAGTCAGTATGCTTTTCTGTCATTTTTCCTCGGCAGATTCGGTCCGTGATATTAGTAACGGTCTACGCAGTACCACTGGTAATCTGAACCACTTAGGTGTAGTAAGAGCTCCAAGTAAGTCTAATATATCCTATATCAACACACACCGTACCCATGAACTTTTCAAAGATCTTTATTTCTCTGTTTTGGAAAGGCTTTGGCAAAAGGATACGCATTTTCGCAAAGATCTTGTTCAGCTAAAGCGTAAAGTATATCTGATGGATGCAAGCATCATCCCCTTATGTCTATCTGTATTTGACTGGGCAAAGTTTCGCAGCACCAAAGGTGCCGTAAAGCTGCACACTGTCTTGGATTATGATGGCTGCCTACCTGTTTTTATGCAGATTACCGATGGAAAAGTACATGAGAGCCAGCGAGCCGGTAGTTACAGTTTTTCCAAGGGAAGCGTGGTGGTAGTGGACCGTGGCTACGTGGATTACAGCTGGCTTGGGGATTTGGACAGCAGGGGGTGTTACTTCGTTACCAGGAGTAAAGTTAATATGAAGTACAAGGTTATCAAGTCCTATCAGAGTGAAGCACTCATGGAAAAGGGGATCCTTAAGGATGAGCTCATTGAGCTATCCGGTGCTGCCTGCAATAAATACAACGGCAAGCCGCTACGCCTAGTCCACTTTTGGGACAGCACCACTGGCAATGAGTACCACTTTTTGACCAATAATACGAAGTGGAAGGCTTCTTTGGTGGCAAACATCTATAAACAACGCTGGCATATCGAAGTCTTCTTCAAGCATCTAAAGCAGCGCTTAAAAGTATCGACATTCATAGGGACTTCTGAAAATGCAGTGATGATCCAGATCTGGACTTCACTCATTGGCATATTACTGTTAAAATACTTACAAAAAAAGGCCAAATATGACTGGAACCTGTCCAATCTGGTCGCATTCATCAGAATGAATATCTTCGTGAAAATAAACATCTGGCAATGGATAGATGATCCCTTTTTCAGGCCGCCTATAAAAGGAAAAAAGGGACAGCTAAAGATCTTCGCAGATTGA
- a CDS encoding DUF5694 domain-containing protein, with amino-acid sequence MLINTIQIRNIGIALGILFFGNSNAQQKIEVLNFGTFHMSYTPDAHKVEFDEKDQKNRKETYQVAKLLADFKPTIICVEIIPEKNEELNGDYSSFIKDKGHKAKFGGEIAIIAYEVGKLAGVKKNYGIDEQQTAAYNYNIANELENQVDSVTYKSYMGKIMQEFAHIDKLSILEKLKVFNQKETLQKFINVNADILTYSSTKGNFEGADEASKFYRRNLRIFSNLNQIPVTGQDRILLITGATHAAFLGELLQRSPKYKLVEVAEYLQ; translated from the coding sequence ATGCTTATTAACACTATTCAGATTCGAAATATTGGAATCGCCTTGGGGATCTTATTTTTTGGAAACAGCAATGCACAGCAGAAAATTGAGGTTCTAAATTTTGGGACATTTCACATGAGCTATACGCCTGATGCACATAAAGTAGAATTTGACGAAAAAGATCAAAAAAACAGAAAAGAAACATATCAAGTAGCCAAACTGTTGGCAGACTTTAAACCAACTATCATCTGCGTGGAAATCATTCCTGAAAAAAACGAAGAATTGAACGGCGACTACAGCTCTTTTATTAAAGATAAAGGACATAAAGCTAAGTTCGGTGGTGAAATAGCCATAATTGCATATGAAGTAGGCAAACTTGCAGGGGTAAAAAAAAATTATGGAATTGATGAACAGCAAACTGCTGCTTATAATTACAACATTGCAAATGAGTTGGAGAATCAGGTAGACAGTGTAACCTATAAAAGCTACATGGGAAAAATTATGCAGGAATTCGCCCATATTGATAAACTCTCCATTTTAGAAAAATTAAAGGTATTTAATCAGAAAGAGACCTTGCAAAAGTTTATCAATGTAAACGCTGATATCTTAACCTACAGCAGTACAAAAGGTAATTTTGAAGGAGCAGACGAAGCCAGTAAATTCTACCGAAGAAATCTACGGATATTCTCCAATTTAAATCAGATCCCGGTCACTGGGCAGGATCGAATTTTGCTAATCACGGGCGCGACTCACGCAGCTTTCCTTGGTGAACTTTTGCAACGGAGCCCCAAATACAAACTCGTAGAAGTTGCCGAATACCTTCAATAA